One stretch of Pseudomonas fluorescens Q2-87 DNA includes these proteins:
- a CDS encoding type III secretion system chaperone: MTVAPLAQHLISALAEHLHADLQLEGGVCALYDTNNREAVVIELPDLGDAVILHCSIDVPAHAPGLHKRLLELNFRLDLLGGSWLALDDKGSVRLCAHCPLSMLDEARFCHWIVGFVDQVAEVRTRLMTPATPGGPRPASLNTNRTRLG, encoded by the coding sequence ATGACCGTCGCACCGCTAGCCCAGCATTTGATCTCGGCCCTCGCGGAACATCTGCACGCGGACTTGCAACTGGAAGGTGGCGTATGCGCGCTGTATGACACAAACAACCGCGAAGCCGTGGTCATCGAACTACCCGACCTCGGCGACGCCGTCATTCTTCATTGCTCGATCGATGTACCGGCCCACGCGCCCGGCCTGCACAAGCGCTTGCTGGAGCTCAATTTCCGCTTGGACCTGCTCGGCGGCAGCTGGCTGGCGCTGGACGATAAGGGCAGCGTTCGCCTTTGTGCCCATTGCCCGTTGTCGATGCTCGATGAGGCGCGGTTCTGCCATTGGATCGTGGGCTTCGTTGACCAGGTCGCCGAGGTTCGTACACGCCTGATGACCCCCGCGACGCCCGGTGGTCCACGCCCGGCTTCGCTCAACACAAACCGCACGCGGCTGGGTTAA
- the sctI gene encoding type III secretion system inner rod subunit SctI, with protein MEIQAIDTSNLASASAKATARPNGGAEASDVHWFNAQMRDKPPVPDSENNVAARIIDSLSSRSGELQRLDDRANRDMLKAVRTADPQDMLQSNRSLSAFQLESLMTAKMVSKGSQAIEKLTNLQ; from the coding sequence ATGGAAATACAAGCCATCGATACCAGCAACCTCGCTTCTGCTTCTGCCAAGGCCACCGCCCGGCCAAACGGCGGCGCCGAAGCCAGTGACGTCCATTGGTTCAACGCGCAGATGCGCGACAAGCCACCCGTCCCGGACAGCGAGAACAATGTCGCGGCAAGGATCATCGACTCGTTGTCGAGCCGCTCCGGCGAACTGCAGCGGCTCGATGATCGCGCCAACCGAGACATGCTCAAGGCCGTCCGCACCGCAGACCCACAGGACATGTTGCAGTCGAACCGGTCCTTGTCAGCGTTTCAACTGGAAAGCCTGATGACCGCGAAGATGGTCAGCAAAGGCTCCCAGGCGATCGAGAAGCTCACCAATCTTCAATAA
- a CDS encoding type III secretion protein → MSSTDAVQRRLDTYFQRATDNVNDAAMNAADTQSLDDMHAFVTSMNGMSVAVNAATQQTTAHHNLAKAIIDAMP, encoded by the coding sequence ATGTCTTCTACCGATGCCGTCCAGCGCCGCCTCGACACCTATTTCCAGCGCGCCACCGACAACGTCAACGACGCGGCGATGAATGCCGCAGACACTCAGTCGCTCGACGATATGCATGCCTTCGTCACCAGCATGAACGGCATGTCCGTCGCGGTGAACGCGGCCACCCAGCAAACCACCGCCCACCATAACCTCGCCAAGGCGATCATCGATGCAATGCCATGA
- a CDS encoding type III secretion apparatus protein RspA encodes MSFGGLSLAASTAAMQQMDATSAAMTTMKSEFDQKKLVADTMNAIAAGSMDTATKAITAMGEASKNIRF; translated from the coding sequence ATGAGTTTTGGTGGACTTTCTCTCGCCGCCTCGACGGCTGCCATGCAGCAGATGGACGCTACCTCGGCTGCGATGACAACCATGAAATCCGAGTTCGACCAGAAAAAACTGGTCGCCGACACCATGAACGCCATCGCGGCCGGCTCGATGGACACCGCGACCAAAGCCATCACGGCCATGGGGGAGGCCTCGAAGAACATACGATTCTGA
- a CDS encoding DUF6436 domain-containing protein → MRPSHRTTLLASLLALGCAVVLWMAYDWFQGRFLRAFSQHTAVFSGDPLRLPADLAGPGPIRLVHFWDPACPCNVGNQQHLSELVDKYLPQGVEFYAVQKTGSQGQLPATLTRLKPLAALPGSNQIPASPAVAIWDHSGELAYFGPYSEGLTCNSSNSFIEPILEALSVGRAVNATHTLAVGCYCPWSTSTP, encoded by the coding sequence ATGCGCCCGTCCCACCGCACGACCTTGCTTGCCAGCCTGCTCGCCCTCGGATGCGCCGTCGTGTTGTGGATGGCCTACGACTGGTTCCAGGGACGTTTCCTGCGGGCCTTCAGCCAACATACGGCGGTGTTTTCCGGCGATCCACTGCGCCTGCCCGCCGACCTCGCCGGCCCCGGCCCGATCCGTCTCGTGCATTTCTGGGACCCGGCCTGCCCGTGCAACGTTGGCAATCAACAACACCTTTCCGAGCTGGTCGATAAATACCTGCCGCAAGGCGTCGAGTTCTATGCCGTACAAAAGACCGGCAGCCAGGGCCAATTACCGGCCACGCTGACGCGCCTCAAACCTCTCGCCGCGCTGCCCGGCTCGAACCAGATCCCCGCCAGCCCAGCCGTGGCGATCTGGGATCACAGCGGCGAACTGGCGTATTTCGGCCCTTACAGCGAAGGCCTGACCTGCAACTCGAGCAACAGCTTCATCGAACCGATTCTCGAGGCGTTGAGCGTTGGCCGGGCGGTCAATGCAACCCACACTTTGGCGGTGGGCTGCTATTGCCCGTGGTCGACTTCCACCCCATGA
- a CDS encoding type III secretion system chaperone, translating into MQCHELRAQLMRWSTSGDEPEAFALIVDDGEATFSKLEETLLVSVELSPSWANGASLEGLLRLAHPSLSRFPGALALSPQDGRLWLMAQQSPGWHIDDLIEMLEALLNQRDTWQSILNKDQRAVAAPVARRPSHSPLLGTGIRHA; encoded by the coding sequence ATGCAATGCCATGAGCTGCGCGCGCAGCTCATGCGCTGGAGCACCAGTGGCGATGAACCGGAGGCCTTCGCCCTGATCGTCGACGATGGCGAAGCGACCTTCAGCAAGCTCGAAGAGACCCTGCTGGTTTCGGTCGAGCTGAGCCCGTCATGGGCCAACGGGGCTTCCCTGGAAGGGCTGCTTCGGCTGGCACACCCAAGCCTTTCACGATTTCCCGGTGCGCTGGCCCTTTCACCGCAGGACGGCCGGTTATGGCTGATGGCGCAACAGTCTCCCGGCTGGCACATCGACGACCTGATCGAGATGCTCGAAGCGCTGCTCAACCAGCGCGACACATGGCAGTCGATCCTCAACAAAGACCAACGTGCCGTTGCGGCGCCTGTGGCGCGACGCCCCTCGCACTCTCCCCTCCTCGGAACAGGAATCCGACATGCCTAA
- the sctJ gene encoding type III secretion system inner membrane ring lipoprotein SctJ, translated as MCMRALSTLLLCLLLNGCDERAALHSRLSEQDANEVIAELADKSIEASKQADKEGLTVLVEPADMNSAVHVLEAAGLPRRSRSSLGEIFRKEGVISTPMEERARYIYALSQELESTLSQIDGVVLARVHVVLPERVAPGEPVQPASASVFIKHTRALDPDSITPRVRNLVASGIPGMADAAQNASKLSVVFVPTAPYQERRKMAYFGPFLMQADDVGYWRAMTVAASITLLALLLGGVFGLYRLWRKGVWVLPGFLERKLAKPTMTASSPHGSTTPPLFAVKSPGAKPDSKGSAA; from the coding sequence ATGTGCATGCGTGCGCTCTCCACACTGCTGCTGTGTCTGCTGCTCAACGGTTGCGACGAGCGAGCGGCGCTGCATAGCCGCCTCTCCGAGCAAGATGCCAACGAAGTGATCGCTGAACTGGCGGACAAGAGCATCGAGGCCAGCAAGCAAGCCGACAAGGAAGGGCTGACCGTGCTGGTTGAGCCGGCCGACATGAACAGCGCCGTTCATGTGCTCGAAGCCGCGGGCCTGCCTCGTCGCTCGCGCTCCAGCCTGGGTGAAATCTTCCGCAAGGAGGGGGTCATTTCCACGCCGATGGAAGAACGTGCCCGCTATATCTATGCGCTGTCCCAGGAACTCGAATCGACGCTTTCACAGATCGACGGCGTGGTGCTCGCCCGCGTCCATGTGGTCCTGCCGGAACGGGTTGCACCGGGTGAGCCGGTGCAGCCAGCATCGGCCTCGGTATTCATCAAGCACACCCGTGCCCTGGACCCCGACAGTATTACGCCGCGTGTGCGCAACCTGGTCGCCAGCGGGATCCCCGGCATGGCCGACGCCGCCCAGAACGCGAGCAAGTTGTCGGTGGTGTTCGTGCCCACGGCGCCGTATCAGGAACGTCGCAAGATGGCTTACTTCGGCCCCTTTCTCATGCAGGCGGATGACGTCGGCTATTGGCGGGCGATGACCGTGGCGGCGAGCATCACGTTGCTGGCCTTGCTGCTGGGCGGCGTGTTCGGCCTCTACAGGCTATGGCGCAAAGGTGTGTGGGTGCTGCCAGGATTTCTGGAACGCAAGCTCGCCAAGCCGACCATGACCGCCTCCTCACCGCATGGCAGCACGACGCCTCCGCTCTTTGCAGTGAAATCTCCGGGCGCCAAGCCGGATAGCAAGGGAAGCGCCGCATGA
- the hrpT gene encoding HrpT family type III secretion system protein: MNRPSLLFVLLLSLPVFAGCASRSGCHGEACDRAEPDSGRLVIWWSPGMRGGLGSPEHPLDHTVVPLEN; encoded by the coding sequence ATGAATCGCCCATCACTGCTGTTCGTTCTACTACTGAGCCTGCCCGTGTTCGCCGGTTGTGCGAGCCGCTCGGGCTGCCACGGCGAGGCCTGTGATCGTGCCGAGCCCGACAGCGGCCGACTGGTGATCTGGTGGTCGCCCGGTATGCGTGGCGGCCTTGGCTCTCCTGAACACCCGCTCGACCATACAGTCGTCCCACTGGAGAACTGA
- the sctL gene encoding type III secretion system stator protein SctL, whose product MFARRSLELRPNGQGLLQPYIARETLADCTRAQVVIEQAQAQAAQLLERAAEEADAVVLQAQAQFWNNAETVLAAWDAQRQAMWERIETSAAQLVNEALGTLLDDIPDQARIDALVRQLAYRQNDPVSATLRCHPEDLAHLTQSLGSDDRRPWTPVADADMARYQLKLETPGGTFLLDWSTAVEALRLPEPHQ is encoded by the coding sequence ATGTTCGCTCGGCGTTCGCTTGAACTGCGCCCCAATGGCCAGGGCTTGTTGCAGCCCTATATCGCACGCGAGACCCTGGCCGATTGCACCCGCGCGCAAGTCGTCATTGAACAGGCCCAGGCCCAGGCCGCTCAGTTGCTTGAGCGCGCCGCCGAAGAGGCCGACGCGGTGGTGCTCCAAGCCCAGGCTCAATTCTGGAACAACGCCGAGACCGTGCTCGCCGCGTGGGACGCCCAACGCCAGGCCATGTGGGAGCGGATCGAGACAAGTGCCGCGCAGCTGGTCAACGAAGCCTTGGGGACGCTATTGGACGATATCCCGGATCAGGCGCGCATCGATGCGCTCGTACGCCAGCTTGCCTATCGCCAGAACGACCCGGTCAGCGCCACCCTTCGCTGTCATCCCGAGGACCTGGCGCACCTGACGCAGAGCCTGGGCAGCGATGACCGACGCCCCTGGACGCCAGTGGCAGACGCCGACATGGCGCGGTATCAACTGAAACTGGAAACACCGGGCGGCACGTTCCTGCTCGACTGGAGCACCGCCGTCGAAGCACTACGCCTGCCCGAACCACACCAGTAA
- the sctC gene encoding type III secretion system outer membrane ring subunit SctC, whose translation MPNRWLTPYRLMTEGKARLRQLIARQWARPSLMALALAGTLGLGMPAQAAVPTDWKNTPYAYDAQNTPLAKVLGDFANTFAVQLVIDGTVKGTVEGRMRAESPQAFLDRLGLENRFQWFVYGNTLYVSPLQNQDSMRLEVSADAGPDMKQALTDIGLLDPRFGWGELPDEGVVLVSGPERYVRLVAQFAEARKTPEEKQEVISFPLRYATAADRNVKYRGETLVIPGVASILRGLLETRSSATGGMQTASPQASFQNMQNHQSLAMGNIEQLAFSGMGRPNTNRVQPVGHGGGGGRGKIRVEADVRNNAVLIYDAPKRREIYTPLIRDVDVPRKLVEIDAIILDIDRTQLAELASNWNVESGDLIGGASMIRPGASSTVFIQDYGDFSAQLRALEGRGLASVVANPSVLTLENQPAVIDFSRTEYLSAIGERVANIEPITAGTSLQVVPHAIETGGRNQIQMSLDIEDGRIEPSEVGQQTPSVRRGVVSTQAVMGESRSLVVGGFHTEETGDNLERVPWLGRIPLIGPLLFSSTTRQTNRRERVFIITPRLIGDQVDPARYISALDREQVDSAMARLEERRNGNRPVGRLEVSDVLAQLADGHVPATFKQASSIPYSPDTLCALPPGLTLDAARAQWFAGPDYGIAVGVVRNDGQQRLRFDEASCSSRWSMAASAWPKVWLEPSEETEVFVVMKQPARTPAGERPSLLQTRARTTP comes from the coding sequence ATGCCTAACAGGTGGCTTACGCCGTACCGCTTGATGACCGAAGGCAAGGCACGCCTTCGCCAGTTGATCGCACGCCAGTGGGCGAGACCTTCACTCATGGCGCTGGCATTGGCCGGCACGCTTGGCCTGGGTATGCCGGCACAGGCAGCCGTGCCGACCGACTGGAAGAATACGCCCTACGCCTATGACGCCCAGAACACGCCGCTGGCCAAGGTACTCGGTGACTTCGCCAATACCTTCGCGGTGCAGTTGGTGATCGACGGCACCGTCAAAGGCACCGTCGAGGGCCGGATGCGCGCCGAAAGCCCCCAGGCGTTTCTCGACAGGCTCGGCCTGGAAAATCGTTTCCAGTGGTTCGTGTACGGCAACACCTTGTACGTCAGCCCGCTGCAAAACCAAGACTCCATGCGCCTGGAAGTCTCCGCCGATGCCGGTCCGGACATGAAACAGGCCCTGACCGACATCGGCCTGCTGGACCCGCGTTTTGGCTGGGGTGAATTGCCCGACGAAGGCGTCGTACTGGTCTCGGGCCCGGAGCGCTACGTGCGCCTGGTGGCGCAGTTTGCCGAGGCGCGCAAGACCCCGGAAGAGAAGCAGGAAGTCATCAGCTTCCCGCTGCGCTACGCCACCGCCGCCGACCGCAACGTCAAGTACCGGGGCGAGACACTGGTCATTCCCGGCGTCGCGAGCATCCTCAGGGGGTTGCTGGAAACCCGCAGTTCCGCGACGGGAGGCATGCAAACGGCTTCGCCGCAAGCGTCGTTCCAGAACATGCAGAACCATCAATCCCTGGCGATGGGCAATATCGAACAGTTGGCATTCAGCGGCATGGGCCGACCGAACACCAACCGGGTCCAACCCGTCGGGCACGGTGGTGGAGGTGGCCGAGGCAAGATCCGGGTCGAAGCCGACGTGCGCAACAATGCGGTGCTCATCTACGACGCGCCCAAGCGGAGGGAAATCTACACGCCGCTGATCCGCGACGTGGACGTGCCGCGCAAGCTGGTGGAAATCGACGCGATCATTCTGGACATCGACCGCACTCAACTGGCCGAACTGGCTTCGAACTGGAACGTCGAGAGCGGCGATCTGATTGGCGGGGCCTCGATGATTCGCCCTGGCGCCAGCTCGACGGTATTCATTCAGGACTACGGCGACTTCTCTGCACAACTGCGGGCACTGGAGGGGCGTGGCCTGGCCTCGGTGGTGGCGAATCCGTCAGTGTTGACCTTGGAAAACCAGCCAGCGGTGATTGACTTCAGCCGCACCGAATACCTCTCCGCCATCGGTGAACGCGTGGCCAACATCGAACCCATCACAGCAGGCACCAGCCTGCAGGTGGTACCCCATGCCATCGAAACCGGGGGTCGCAACCAGATCCAGATGTCCCTGGACATCGAAGACGGTCGCATCGAACCCTCGGAGGTTGGCCAGCAGACACCCAGCGTGCGCCGGGGCGTGGTCAGCACCCAGGCGGTCATGGGCGAAAGCCGCTCGTTGGTCGTGGGCGGTTTTCATACCGAAGAGACCGGCGACAACCTGGAACGGGTGCCGTGGCTGGGTCGTATCCCGCTGATCGGCCCGCTGCTGTTTTCTTCGACTACGCGCCAGACCAACCGCCGCGAACGGGTGTTCATCATCACACCACGCCTGATCGGCGACCAGGTCGACCCGGCCCGCTACATTTCCGCCCTGGACCGCGAACAGGTCGACAGCGCCATGGCGCGCCTGGAAGAGCGACGCAACGGCAACCGACCCGTCGGTCGGCTGGAGGTCAGCGACGTGCTGGCCCAACTCGCCGATGGTCATGTCCCGGCAACGTTCAAACAAGCGTCATCGATTCCGTACTCGCCCGATACGCTTTGCGCCTTGCCACCCGGATTAACGCTGGATGCGGCACGGGCCCAATGGTTTGCGGGCCCCGATTATGGAATCGCCGTGGGCGTGGTCCGCAATGACGGCCAGCAGCGTCTGCGCTTCGACGAGGCAAGCTGCAGCAGTCGCTGGTCCATGGCCGCCTCCGCCTGGCCGAAGGTGTGGCTTGAGCCCAGCGAGGAAACCGAAGTGTTCGTGGTGATGAAACAACCCGCTCGCACGCCTGCCGGTGAGCGCCCTTCCCTCCTGCAAACCCGTGCGAGGACCACGCCATGA
- a CDS encoding type III secretion protein, translating into MHIDLLNSLRSSEDLPPDASTRRPAPASQGLASVVVEHLTHHAASDRLKESLAQWGSEHGTASGRSQQDWRGSQNSLAPETANPLHLVLQDILEEINGGTGSNLNVDIDDAYSDEDLFDDLAQMFAHRRQPIGDNDVDSQSEFGNANNPFCGALFGAWEMDGGPATLRDRNSANLLLLLKLIAVLGRRKLLTLLDIDESDGRARHEPDDRDLLLEIAAFMDQHPARYPPPAAFSAEPWTWTLRIAQGSWLDAHEARLFQLALEQLDFALARLAGQHAPMRRRGKRSREEIEFHLSVTGSARNVLRLMCV; encoded by the coding sequence ATGCACATCGACTTGCTGAACAGCCTTCGTTCGTCCGAGGACCTGCCACCTGACGCATCCACGCGGCGCCCGGCCCCGGCCTCGCAAGGCCTGGCGAGCGTGGTCGTCGAGCACCTGACACATCATGCGGCCAGCGACCGGTTGAAGGAGTCGCTTGCGCAATGGGGCAGCGAGCATGGCACGGCGTCAGGCCGGTCCCAGCAAGATTGGCGAGGCTCGCAGAACAGCTTGGCGCCAGAGACGGCGAATCCCTTGCACCTTGTGCTGCAAGACATCCTGGAAGAGATCAACGGCGGCACCGGTTCCAATCTCAACGTCGATATCGATGATGCCTACTCCGACGAAGATCTGTTCGACGACCTGGCGCAGATGTTCGCCCATCGCCGGCAGCCCATCGGCGATAACGATGTCGACAGCCAGAGCGAGTTCGGCAATGCCAACAACCCTTTCTGCGGCGCACTGTTCGGTGCCTGGGAAATGGACGGTGGCCCCGCCACCCTGCGCGATCGCAACAGTGCGAACCTGTTGCTGCTGCTAAAGCTCATTGCGGTCCTGGGTCGTCGCAAATTACTGACGCTGCTGGACATCGACGAAAGCGACGGCCGGGCGCGCCATGAGCCAGACGACCGGGACCTGCTGTTGGAAATCGCAGCATTCATGGACCAGCATCCCGCGCGATATCCGCCCCCTGCGGCTTTCAGCGCCGAGCCGTGGACATGGACCCTACGTATTGCCCAGGGCTCATGGCTCGATGCCCATGAGGCCCGCCTGTTTCAACTCGCCCTGGAACAACTGGACTTCGCACTGGCCCGCCTGGCCGGCCAGCACGCTCCGATGCGTCGGCGCGGCAAACGGAGCCGGGAAGAAATCGAGTTTCACCTGAGCGTCACCGGTAGCGCTCGCAACGTCTTGAGACTGATGTGCGTCTGA
- the sctU gene encoding type III secretion system export apparatus subunit SctU → MSDDSGEKTKRATPKKIRDARNKGQVGQSQDLSSLLVLAVITEVALTQAEDSMQTLQDMVAFPLRRLDVGFVRAFEETLAHAGGVLLSFTLMTVGLAIVTRLVAGWMQFGFLFAPEALQPDPNRLNPLNQAKQMVSGQALIHLLMGLVKAAFIAMVLYLVTLPSLGSLIGLVNSDLHTYWRGLASLFRHIMHVCLGVLLVLAILDFGLQKYFFAKRLRMSEEEVRKEFKEMEGDPHVKMHRRSLARQWVEQPASKETKPVEDADMLVVNPTHFAVALLYRPEETALPQLIVKGVDAEARALIERAKAARVPVIQCIWLARTIYREDVGGYIPRETLQAVAHIYRVLRELDDEAKGEVIEIPELNLR, encoded by the coding sequence ATGAGCGACGATAGCGGTGAAAAGACCAAGCGCGCGACGCCGAAGAAAATTCGCGACGCGCGCAACAAAGGCCAGGTCGGCCAGAGCCAGGACCTGAGCAGCCTGCTGGTGCTGGCAGTCATCACCGAGGTGGCGTTGACGCAGGCCGAAGACAGCATGCAGACGCTGCAAGACATGGTGGCGTTCCCGCTGCGCCGGCTGGATGTCGGGTTCGTGCGTGCGTTCGAGGAGACCCTGGCTCATGCCGGTGGGGTGTTGCTCAGTTTCACCTTGATGACCGTAGGGCTGGCGATCGTCACGCGCCTGGTGGCCGGTTGGATGCAGTTCGGCTTCCTGTTCGCCCCGGAGGCCCTTCAACCCGACCCCAACCGTCTGAATCCGCTGAACCAGGCCAAGCAAATGGTCTCCGGCCAGGCGTTGATCCATTTGCTGATGGGCCTGGTAAAGGCGGCGTTCATCGCCATGGTGCTTTATCTGGTGACCCTGCCGTCGCTCGGGTCGCTGATCGGTTTGGTCAACAGCGACCTCCACACCTATTGGCGCGGCCTGGCCAGTCTGTTCCGGCACATCATGCACGTTTGCCTGGGTGTGTTGCTGGTGCTGGCGATTCTCGATTTCGGCCTGCAGAAGTACTTCTTTGCCAAGCGCCTGCGCATGAGCGAGGAGGAGGTGCGCAAGGAATTCAAGGAAATGGAAGGCGATCCTCACGTCAAGATGCATCGCCGCAGCCTGGCTCGGCAATGGGTCGAGCAGCCCGCCAGCAAAGAGACCAAGCCGGTGGAAGATGCCGACATGCTGGTGGTCAACCCCACCCACTTTGCCGTCGCGTTGTTGTATCGGCCGGAAGAGACCGCGCTGCCACAGCTCATCGTCAAAGGTGTCGATGCCGAGGCCCGTGCGCTGATCGAGCGGGCCAAGGCGGCGCGGGTTCCGGTGATTCAATGCATCTGGCTGGCGCGCACGATCTATCGCGAGGACGTCGGTGGCTATATCCCCAGGGAAACGCTGCAGGCGGTTGCGCACATTTATCGGGTGCTGCGCGAGCTGGACGATGAGGCCAAGGGGGAGGTGATCGAGATTCCGGAATTGAATCTGCGCTGA
- a CDS encoding sigma 54-interacting transcriptional regulator has protein sequence MQKLLCAALSNTHKEDALNLEAFVQSVAPLMIDVLLRGETGTGKDTLAEKIHRMSGCSGKFVAINCAAIPESLAESQLFGANTGAFTGVSQNRAGFVEAAHNGTLYLDEIDSMPLSLQAKLLRVLESRTVQRLGSTQNIPVNMRVIASAQCPLGEMVERGEFRRDLYFRLNIISLKLPPLRSRKERIVPLFQSLVRREALALDRPYIAPSPELLRQLLGYSWPGNIRELQSAAKRYVLGLPPLPRAEPLEHSSSTLKLKEHLQQFEKILIEDCMRRHHHCIDKVIAELGIARRTLYYRMKCLQISTSQLDRCGTV, from the coding sequence ATGCAAAAGCTGCTATGCGCTGCACTTTCCAACACCCATAAAGAAGATGCGCTCAACCTCGAGGCGTTTGTCCAAAGCGTGGCGCCGCTCATGATCGACGTGCTTCTGCGCGGTGAGACCGGCACTGGCAAGGATACGCTGGCAGAGAAAATCCACCGGATGTCCGGCTGCTCCGGCAAGTTCGTGGCCATCAACTGCGCCGCTATCCCCGAATCCCTGGCGGAAAGCCAACTCTTCGGCGCCAACACTGGCGCGTTCACCGGGGTCAGCCAAAATCGCGCCGGATTCGTCGAAGCCGCACATAACGGCACGCTATACCTCGACGAAATCGACAGCATGCCCTTGTCGCTGCAAGCCAAGCTGTTGCGTGTCCTGGAGTCCAGGACGGTCCAGCGACTGGGTTCGACTCAGAACATTCCAGTGAACATGCGGGTGATCGCCTCCGCCCAGTGCCCGTTGGGAGAGATGGTCGAGCGGGGTGAATTTCGCCGCGATCTGTATTTCCGCCTGAACATCATCAGCCTCAAGCTGCCTCCGCTGCGCAGCCGGAAGGAGCGCATCGTGCCGCTGTTCCAGTCGCTGGTACGCCGCGAGGCGCTGGCGCTTGACCGGCCCTATATCGCACCTTCGCCAGAGCTGTTGCGCCAGTTACTCGGCTACTCGTGGCCTGGAAACATTCGCGAGTTGCAATCCGCCGCCAAGCGATACGTGCTGGGCTTGCCGCCGTTGCCCCGCGCCGAACCACTGGAACACAGCAGTTCCACCCTCAAGCTGAAGGAACACCTGCAGCAGTTCGAGAAAATCCTCATCGAGGACTGCATGCGCCGCCACCATCACTGCATCGACAAGGTCATCGCCGAACTGGGTATCGCCAGGCGCACGCTGTATTACCGGATGAAGTGCCTGCAAATATCGACGAGTCAACTGGATCGGTGTGGAACCGTTTAG
- the sctT gene encoding type III secretion system export apparatus subunit SctT has translation MTAQAFIPYVDLLLSIALGMARIYPVAYLVPVFCFQHLRGLPRHAVVFALSMLPAPGIRQALIDAKVNWLSLGGLMFKELVLGFLLGVLLAVPFWLYESVGALLDNQRGALIGGQLNPALGADTTPLGHLFKEMTILLLVATLGIGTLTQVIWDSYLVWAPTAWFPLPGADGFGVFLGIIAEMFMHMMLYAAPFIGLLLLVEFSLALLSLYSPQLQVFVLAMPAKSLIGLGFLLFYLPTLWDAMTGRLGRYSEIRHLLHLLLQAP, from the coding sequence TGTCGACTTGCTGCTGTCGATAGCGCTCGGTATGGCGCGCATTTACCCGGTCGCCTACCTGGTGCCGGTGTTCTGCTTCCAGCATCTGCGAGGCTTGCCGCGTCATGCCGTGGTATTTGCCTTGAGCATGTTGCCAGCGCCCGGCATCCGCCAGGCCTTGATCGACGCAAAGGTCAACTGGCTGTCACTCGGTGGGCTGATGTTCAAGGAACTGGTGTTGGGTTTCTTGCTCGGGGTGCTGCTCGCCGTGCCGTTCTGGCTGTATGAATCGGTAGGTGCGTTGCTGGACAACCAGCGCGGCGCCCTCATCGGTGGCCAATTGAACCCGGCGCTGGGCGCTGACACCACGCCCCTGGGCCATCTGTTCAAGGAAATGACCATCCTGCTGCTGGTCGCCACGCTGGGCATTGGCACGCTGACGCAGGTGATCTGGGACAGCTACCTAGTGTGGGCGCCCACCGCCTGGTTCCCGTTGCCCGGAGCGGATGGCTTCGGTGTGTTCCTGGGGATAATCGCCGAGATGTTCATGCACATGATGCTGTATGCGGCGCCGTTCATTGGCTTGCTGTTGCTGGTGGAATTCAGCCTGGCGCTGCTTAGCCTGTACAGCCCGCAATTGCAGGTGTTTGTCCTTGCCATGCCGGCCAAGAGCCTGATCGGCTTGGGCTTCCTGTTGTTCTACCTGCCCACGTTGTGGGATGCGATGACCGGCCGTCTCGGTCGCTACTCGGAAATCCGGCACCTGCTTCACCTGCTGTTGCAGGCACCCTGA